ATGGATTCTCCAACCCGCATTTTGAGATCCTTGAACACCGTATCATGAAAACCGACGGTCGCTTTCGGAAGCAATCGATCGATAGTGGGATCATACAGGTGCAGGAGGCCTGCGTCAGCAGCCGGGATAACAGCCAGTGCATTACCAATGATGCCGCGGATGATTTGGTGAACGTCGAGGGTAGCAGATATCGAACGAATCCCTTCAAAGAGTTTTTTGCTTTCCTCCGCTTTGGCTCTCATTTTTTCTTCTTCCATTAATAGGCGAATCCCGAACCAAAGCAGTTCCCATTGGTCAGAGGTAAGGGGGACCTGTTGTTGTGCTTTATGCGTAAGACAAATGACGGCTTGTCCATCGTTTGCGTAGAAAAAACGGTACATTTGTTGTGAGCGAAGAGTCTCATATCGATAACGTATGTGGCCAGCATCGTTGTCACAGAGAGGTACTGTCATAGCGAGAGTAATTGCGGTAGCACTTTCATGAAAAGAAGAGAAAATAAGCCGAAAATGTCGATCACGCGAAAATTGGAACCATATCGAAAAAGGCTGATCGTCAAACCATTCTTGCAGCTTTTCAAGCAGGAGCGAAAAAGAATTCATACACGTGTCCTCCATATAGAGAATTACACATTGCCAATTGGAAATAAGTGGATTTATATACATTGTATTCATAATTTTGGATATATACAATACTCCTATAAGATACGGAAGGTGGGAGACGGTTTGACAGCAACATACAAGAACTATATCGCTGGAGCTTGGGTGACTAGCCATACTGGACAGGTTTTCCCTAGCACAAACCCTGCCAATACGAATGAGGTTCTCGGTTATTTTCAAAAATCGGACGGGCTAGATGCGCGTTCTGCCATTGAAGCTGCAGCCAATGCTTTTGGTGAATGGTCTCAAAAATCGGCTCCCACGCGTGGAGAGTTCTTGTTTTCTCTCATTTCCTTATTGGAAAAACACAAAGAAGAGCTCGCAGAAACGATCACCCGTGAAGTCGGAAAAACATTGCGGGAAGCGAGGGGCGAAGTTGCCAAGACCATCACCTCCATGAAGCAGTTGACAGGGGAAGCTACTCGCTTGACAGGTCAAACGGTGCCTTCCTTTGATGAACGGGTAATTGGTTACACGGTGCGAGAGCCAATCGGGGTTTTCGCGATTATTGCGCCATGGAATTTTCCGCTGGGGATTGGTTTGTGGAAAATTGTCCCGGCCATCCTCGCAGGCAATACAGTTGTGTTCAAGCCGGCGAGCAACACGTCCTTGATTAGCGTAAAGCTGGTAGAGCTCCTGATTGAAAGCGGCATTCCGAGTGGCGTAGTGAATTTGGTAACCGGACCGGGTGCGGTAATCGGGGAGGAATTAGCGAATCATCCACTGGTCAAAGGTATTTCGTTTACGGGTTCTTCTGAAGTGGGACTTTCCTTGGGGAGTGCAGTTGGAGCCAGAGGAGGCAAGATTCAGGCGGAGATGGGCGGGAAAAATCCGGCGATCATTCTCGCGGACGCTGATATTGACCTCGCTATCGATTCCATCGTACTGAGTGGATTCTTCGATAATGGCCAACGTTGTACGGGGACCAGTCGCGTTTTGGTTGTTCCTGAAGTAGCCGAACAAGTAAAAGCAAAATTGATCGAGCGAGCGAAGGGCTTGAAAATCGGGAATGGTTTCGATTCAGACAATCATAACGGTCCAGTAGTGGACGAGCATCAGCTCAATTTGTATCTTCATTATGTACAAAAGGGAATCGAAGATGGTGGCGTACTGGAATGTGGGGGTAAGCGCCTTGTAGAAGGTGATCTCGCTCAGGGCTACTTCGTTGCTCCGACGGTGTTTACTGGCATAACGCAGGAGATGGCGATTGCCAACGAAGAAATTTTTGGCCCCGTGATCGCCGTGATCGATGTAGATTCTTTCGAACATGCTATGCAAGTGGCTAACCAGGTGGAATTTGGCTTGTCCTCCACGATTTTTACGAACGATTTGCAAAAAGCTTTCCAATTTGTCAAAGGCATTCAGTCAGGTGTCACGCATGTCAATATGCCATCGACTCATTTTGAATCACAGTTTCCGTTTGGTGGCAAAAAGATATCTGGATTGGGTCCGAGAGAACAAGGGGAGTCAGCGCTCGATTTTTATGTCGAGACAAAAACGGTTTATATTCGGCCATAAGTATAGGGAAAGCAGGAGGAGCGAAGATGGAAGCGATTGGTGTTATCGGCATGGGTGCAATGGGGAAAGGGATGGTCTGCAATCTGTTGCGAAAAGGCTACCACGTGTATGCCTACGATCCTAGTCCAGACGCAAAAGCCTGGGCGAAGGAAAAAGGAGCGATAGTCGTCGAGTCTCCACAGGCAGTGGGTAGCGTAGCACGTGTCGTTTTCACTTCGCTTCCAGGGCCCGAGATTGTTGAGGAAGTCATGCTGGGTGCGGACGGGCTGTACTTATCATTAGGGGCGGGCAGTTTCGTATTTGATACAAGTACGATCGATCCTGCTACAGCAAAACGTCTGAATCAGTACGGCGTAGAAAAAGGAATCTACTACTACGATTGTCCGGTGAGTGGAGGACCTGCGGGTTCTGCGGCCGGAACGTTAACCGTTATGGTCGGCGGTGATGAGGAAATGCTTCCGGAAATCATGGACTATCTCAGGGCAATTGGGAAGGAAATTTTTTATCTGGGGGAATCCGGCTCCGCACAAGTGGCGAAGCTTTGTCACAACTCGGTCGTTGCCGTCATTACAGCAGCGTTGGGCGAGGCTTTCAGTGTCGGGACAAAAGCTGGCGTTGATCGACACAAGCTGGCAGCCGTCATGGACAAAGGCTCTGCCCACAATCGAGTGCTCTCCGTTTTTGGGCCTAACATCTTGTACGGTACGTATGAAAATACGGTCTTTTCCTTGGATCATATGTACAAAGATTTGCAGCTCTATGCACAAACCGCTCGAGAACAGCAAGTACCTGTTCTCGTTGGAGGCACGGTTGCGCAAATGTATGAGGCAGCGAAAGCACAAGGCAAAGGTAGCTGGGATTCGAGTGCAGTCTGTACCGTGACGGAGGAGCTGGCTCATACAACAATTGCGCGTTAAGCGATGAGTTTGAAAGAGAAAGTAGATAGGTACCATCAGGTATTTGAAAAATTAACTGAATTTATCGCAGGTTTCGAAAAAATTGACAAAAATATACAATTAATGTTAAAATATGTAATATGAATTCAATTTAAAATATAGTACAAGCTTTATAGATTTGAAAAAAATAGTCACGACATTTAATCCCAATTTTGGAAGGAGGTGAATAATAATGAATCAAGTGCTGAATTTACAAAAACTTCCTCAAAAAGAGGCAAGTGTAGTAGCTGCTAGGTGGTCATTGTATAGTAACATTTGCCATTGGCCATGGGGGTAATGGTTGTAAGGTGCTTCTTCAGAGAAGGCCTAGTTGAAGGGTAACTTCAACTAGGTCCTTTTGATTGATTGGGAGAGGTACATCAATCATTTATAGGAGGAGAGTATATCATGAAGGCAAACATGGTTTATTATGATTATTTAAATGAAAACTCGAAATATTTCACTCCTAACAAACCAAGCGTTTCTGAGAGAGAATTTCATGTGACAAATTTATCAGATGATTGTGTAGTTACCAGGGAAGAAAATTCTGTTTGGAAAATGTACAAGTTTAAAGAACGATCCTTGCAAGCTCAAGGGTGGAAAATTCATATTAGTGCAACACTTGATAATGCAGAACAGATTTTACAGAAGGTCAGTCATATTTTGGTTGAACGTAAAGTCCATTTCAAACATCTTGCAAGCGAATGGGATTATTTTACTACAAACTCAAAGATCGCAAATAGAGCAAGTTCGGGAAAGTTTATTACGATCTATCCTCCTAGTGACGATGATTTTTTACATTTATTAGATCTACTATATGCTGCACTTCATTCTTTTGAGAATGGTCCATACATTTTGAGTGACAAGTGTTGGAAAAACAGTAATGTTTACTATAGGTATGGTGGATTTGCAATGATGTTCAACGAACAAGGCGAATTGTGCATAAAAGATGAGAATGGTGAATTGCTTGTAGACGAGAGAGTTCCTTACTATCAAGTACCTTCTTTTGTTCAAGAATTTGATCAGTATTTAGATTCTTTAAATACCACATCTATTGAGGATAAAGTAGAAAATAATAAATTTGAAGAATACGAATTTCAAAGTGTACTTCGCTTTACGAATGGTGGAGGAATCTATGTGTCAGAAAGGAAGAAAGATAAAAAGAAAGTCATTATTAAAGAAGCAAGGCCAAAATCAGGATTGGATGGTCAAAAAGTTGATGCATTAGAAAGACAAAAAATCGAACTGGATGCTTTATCAAAGCTATCGAAAGTAGATGGAATTGTAAATATACTAGATTACTTTACACATTGGAAACATAGTTTTCTTGTGGAAGAGTATGTGGATGGAATGGACTTAGATTCCTGGATTGTAGCGAACTACCCTTTTATTACTAATGGTGATATCAAAGTCTATAAGAACAAAATACATAATATTCTTACTAAATTGGTGTCTATTGTTGAAGAAATGCATAAAAATGGTGTAGGAATGGGAGATTTACAACCAGTAAATATCATCATATCCGAAGATTTAAACGTGACTTTGATTGACTTTGAAACAGCACGACCTAAGGATTCTGAAGGAAAGCCTACACTGCAAACATACGGATTCTCTCATCCACGTAATAAAAATAACGGAGAGAGGGATTGGTATGCAATAAAGAAAATCCTACGACATTGCTTATTGCCAATTGGACCAATCGAGGATATTGATCCTGATATGTATGATTATCAAGATCAATGGATTGAAAAAGTTTATGGAGAGGATTTTGTACCATTTGTAAAAATGATAAGGGAAAAATGTAATCAGCATTTATCATTTATAGGAGAAGAGGATAGGTCGCATGCCATAAATAAAAATGCGTTGAAAATGGATATTCCCTCCATTATAGAAGGTCTCAGAAATGGTATTGAGAAAAATTTTGTTCCTAGCGAAAAGTTAATTCATGGTGATGTCAGGCAATATGAAAGCAAAGCTGGGAAATACAATGTACAAAATGGAGGCACTGGAGCTGCGCTAGCATTTTGTAGATCTGGTACTGTGAGTGGTAATATACACCATTGGATTGAAAATGAATTAATGAGAAACATCGATTCTATTGAACAAGGTGGATTATTAACAGGTAAAGCAGGCGTAGCGACAACATTATATGAAATCGGTTATAAAAAAGAAGCAATAAACATCTTTGCAAACACGAATCTTAATTCTTCTGATATATCATTAAGGTCAGGATTGTCAGGTATAGGACTTGGGTTCATTAGTCTTTATTTAGAAGAAAAAGATGAACGTGTTCTGGAAAAAGCAATATTTGTAGCTAGTATCATTGATACTTTTATGAGCGAGAAGAAAGAGCTAAAAGTTCAGGATTGGGCCGGGATTCCAATCGGTATAATGGAAGGTTGGTCTGGAGTCTCGTTGTTTTACTCAGCTTTGTATGCAGTCACCAAAAGGGAAAATTATTACTTGAAATCTATCGAATGTATTGATAAAGATTTAGAAAAAACCAAAGAAGACAAAAGCACATTGCAAACGATTGATGATTCCAATCGTTTATTACCTTACCTTTCAGGGGGATCGATAGGTATAGGAATAGCAATCGTATACCTAAATCATGTTAGTGATAAAAAACGTTACCAAAGAGAATTGAGCTTAATTACTAATTTATATCGTGTTAGATGTAGCGTAAGCGGGGGGCTTTTCGATGGCGCTGGAAGCTTTTTGATAATACCGCCTCTACTAGGAAAAAGTGATTCTGCGTATACAAACAAAAAAGATGGTGTAATAGAATTGTTACGTTTATTTTTAATTCCTAAGGAAAATCATATTTTATTTCCAGGGCAGTTTTGTTATCGTTTGTCTGATGACTTTCAAACAGGGAGCTCTGGTATTATACTAGCTTTAGAGGGGATATTGAAAGATAACCCATTATATTGGCTTCCATTAATAAATATCGATGATTTTTATAAAAATACAAAATATAGCCACGATGTAGGATGTGTAAATGCTGCCCCAACTACAATAAAGCAATGAGGCGTAGAGCAGTGATTGGCTTTGTTCCATAATTGTATAAGGGTACCAAATGGACAGTGCTACCTTATGGTTGGTTGCTGTCGTTTTTTGTTTGCGAAAGAGAAACAGGTTGTTTAGATCCTGCATCATATCCAATGTGCAGAAAGGAGAGATACGACTTGCAAGAACTAACCTCAACAGAACTGATCCAATACCTGCAAGAAAAGGGGTCGGTCGCTCTTTTTGTCTATACACCAATGTGTGGGACCTGCAAGCTCGCAGCACGAATGCTCGGCATCATGGAAGAAACATTCCCTACCGTTCATCTGTACCAGATCAATATTAATACGGCACCTGCATTGGCAGAACAATGGCAAGTGACCAGCGTACCCGCCTTACTTATTTTTCACAGACATGAATTGTTGGACCGCCATTATGCCATCCAGTCCGTTGGATTTTTATACGATGTACTGAAACCTCTGGCCTAGACATACACCTATTTCTTTCGCCATGAATATGACTAAGAGAGAAGAAATGCGAAGGAGGAGGCGTATGCAAATCCACGTGGTGGAAGAAGGACAAACCTTAGCGAGCATCGCCGAGACGTACGGTACGACGCCGGAAGCGATCAACAAGGCGAATGAATTGCCAGATCCCAATAAGCTGGCAACCGGACAGGCGATGGTGATCCCGATTGTAGGAAGCTACCATTGGGTCAAACAAGGGGATACGTTGTATACCATCGGTCAGCGTAACCAGATCAGCGCAGCAGAGCTTGCTCGCGTCAATGGGATTTCTCCCTATAAACCGCTACAAGTCGGGCAAAAGCTATATATCCCGCCTCGTCCTAGACGAGCGGCTGATTTCAATGCGTATGTGGAACCGCGGCGGACTGTCCCACCAGCGCTGGAAGCGGATGTGCGGACGGCTGCCCCTCATCTTACGTATTTGGCACCGTTCAGCTTTCGCATCAACCGGGATGGAACCCTCCAACGACCAAATCTGAGCAATTTTCCAGCAATCGCAAAAGAAAACCAAGCCCTCCTTATGATGGTCGTGACGAATCTGGAAAAGGGTCAGTTCAGTACGGAATTGGGCGCACTCATCTTGAACGATCAAGAACTCCAGAACAAATTGTTGGATAATATACTCGCGACCGCCCATGAGCTGGGAATGGGGGATATCCATTTTGATCTGGAAGCCTTGCCTACAACAGGTGCAGAAGCGTACGCGAACTTCTTGCGAAAAGCAAGGGGACGTATACATGCGGCGGGGTTGATGATGTCTGTTGCGCTCGCCCCGAAGACGAGTGCCGTGCAAGCGGGGAAATGGTATTCTGCCCATGATTACAAGGCGATAGGAGCGCTTGCCGATTTTGTTGTGATCATGACGTATGAATGGGGCTATAGTGGAGGTCCTCCGATGGCAGTTTCTCCGATCGGACCTGTGCGGCGTGTCTTGCAGTACGCCATTACGGAAATACCAGCCGAGAAAATTTTGATGGGCCAAAATCTGTACGGATACGACTGGACCTTACCGTACGAGCGAGGAACGACAGCGAAAGCTCTGAGTCCGCAAGCGGCAATTGCTTTGGCAGCACAGCATAATGCAGTGATTCGGTATGACTATCGCGCGCAGGCTCCGTTTTTTACGTACACGGATGATCAAGGCAAGCAACACCAGGTGTGGTTTGAGGATGCGCGGTCGATCCAAGCCAAGTTCAATCTGGTTAAACAGCTTGGCTTAAGAGGCGTCAGCTACTGGAAACTCGGTTTGCCATTTCCGCAAAATTGGTTGTTGATCGAGGGGAACTTTCGCGTCCGTAAGCGTGCATAGTCATCTGGCGTACATTCCATCACGGGTTGTACGCCTTTTTTTCGAATGAAAAATCATGGTATGATGAAGATGACAGGAAGGAAAAGGGGAGAAATCATGGGAGAATGCAAATTGGATCACAGCCATGAGGACGTACTCAAAAAACTGGCAGAACAAGCTCCACATCTATCGGAGTTGCGTGTGAGTCAATTCAAAAATCAGTTGAATGGCGAACTCAGCCAAGAGCGTCTAAACGAGCTGTTTCATTTATTGAAAAAGTATGATCTGGCTAGCCCAGAGGAGCGCCAAGAGCGCGAAAAACAAATGGATCGCTTGTTCGGCTAAGACTAATACATACTTTGTTTCGTTTTGCCCCCTAGTGGGAGAATCAGGCTGGAACCGTGGTTCCATGCGGCGAGGAGTAACGATGGAAGACAGACTCTATTATCAGGATGCCTATACAAGAACGTTTTCTGCCCAAGTGACAAGGGCTGGTGTCGAGCAAGATGGGACACCTTACGTGGTACTGAATCAAACGGCTTTTTACCCTACTGGAGGCGGACAGCCTTCCGATCTGGGCGTATTGGAAGAGATTCGTGTAGTTGATGTGGAAGAGGTAGATGGCGAAATTCGTCACCGACTGGAAGCTCCCTTGTCTGAAACCATAGCCGAAGTAACATGTCACATTGATTGGGACCGCCGCTTCGATCACATGCAGCAGCATGCTGGTCAACACATTTTATCTGCGTCCTTCCTGGAAGTCGTGCAGGCGGAGACCGTTGCCTTTCACTTGGGCAAAGAACGTGTCACCATTGATGTACGACTAGATGATTTGACAACAGATGTATGGGAGAAGGTAGAAAAGCGAGCGAATCAGATTGTTCTGGAAAACCACCCCATCCTTGCGCGGTTCGTTGATGACGAGGAATTGGCAACGCTGCCTTTGAAAAAACAGCCGACC
The window above is part of the Brevibacillus antibioticus genome. Proteins encoded here:
- a CDS encoding LysM peptidoglycan-binding domain-containing protein, with protein sequence MQIHVVEEGQTLASIAETYGTTPEAINKANELPDPNKLATGQAMVIPIVGSYHWVKQGDTLYTIGQRNQISAAELARVNGISPYKPLQVGQKLYIPPRPRRAADFNAYVEPRRTVPPALEADVRTAAPHLTYLAPFSFRINRDGTLQRPNLSNFPAIAKENQALLMMVVTNLEKGQFSTELGALILNDQELQNKLLDNILATAHELGMGDIHFDLEALPTTGAEAYANFLRKARGRIHAAGLMMSVALAPKTSAVQAGKWYSAHDYKAIGALADFVVIMTYEWGYSGGPPMAVSPIGPVRRVLQYAITEIPAEKILMGQNLYGYDWTLPYERGTTAKALSPQAAIALAAQHNAVIRYDYRAQAPFFTYTDDQGKQHQVWFEDARSIQAKFNLVKQLGLRGVSYWKLGLPFPQNWLLIEGNFRVRKRA
- a CDS encoding aldehyde dehydrogenase family protein: MTATYKNYIAGAWVTSHTGQVFPSTNPANTNEVLGYFQKSDGLDARSAIEAAANAFGEWSQKSAPTRGEFLFSLISLLEKHKEELAETITREVGKTLREARGEVAKTITSMKQLTGEATRLTGQTVPSFDERVIGYTVREPIGVFAIIAPWNFPLGIGLWKIVPAILAGNTVVFKPASNTSLISVKLVELLIESGIPSGVVNLVTGPGAVIGEELANHPLVKGISFTGSSEVGLSLGSAVGARGGKIQAEMGGKNPAIILADADIDLAIDSIVLSGFFDNGQRCTGTSRVLVVPEVAEQVKAKLIERAKGLKIGNGFDSDNHNGPVVDEHQLNLYLHYVQKGIEDGGVLECGGKRLVEGDLAQGYFVAPTVFTGITQEMAIANEEIFGPVIAVIDVDSFEHAMQVANQVEFGLSSTIFTNDLQKAFQFVKGIQSGVTHVNMPSTHFESQFPFGGKKISGLGPREQGESALDFYVETKTVYIRP
- the lanKC gene encoding class III lanthionine synthetase LanKC, giving the protein MKANMVYYDYLNENSKYFTPNKPSVSEREFHVTNLSDDCVVTREENSVWKMYKFKERSLQAQGWKIHISATLDNAEQILQKVSHILVERKVHFKHLASEWDYFTTNSKIANRASSGKFITIYPPSDDDFLHLLDLLYAALHSFENGPYILSDKCWKNSNVYYRYGGFAMMFNEQGELCIKDENGELLVDERVPYYQVPSFVQEFDQYLDSLNTTSIEDKVENNKFEEYEFQSVLRFTNGGGIYVSERKKDKKKVIIKEARPKSGLDGQKVDALERQKIELDALSKLSKVDGIVNILDYFTHWKHSFLVEEYVDGMDLDSWIVANYPFITNGDIKVYKNKIHNILTKLVSIVEEMHKNGVGMGDLQPVNIIISEDLNVTLIDFETARPKDSEGKPTLQTYGFSHPRNKNNGERDWYAIKKILRHCLLPIGPIEDIDPDMYDYQDQWIEKVYGEDFVPFVKMIREKCNQHLSFIGEEDRSHAINKNALKMDIPSIIEGLRNGIEKNFVPSEKLIHGDVRQYESKAGKYNVQNGGTGAALAFCRSGTVSGNIHHWIENELMRNIDSIEQGGLLTGKAGVATTLYEIGYKKEAINIFANTNLNSSDISLRSGLSGIGLGFISLYLEEKDERVLEKAIFVASIIDTFMSEKKELKVQDWAGIPIGIMEGWSGVSLFYSALYAVTKRENYYLKSIECIDKDLEKTKEDKSTLQTIDDSNRLLPYLSGGSIGIGIAIVYLNHVSDKKRYQRELSLITNLYRVRCSVSGGLFDGAGSFLIIPPLLGKSDSAYTNKKDGVIELLRLFLIPKENHILFPGQFCYRLSDDFQTGSSGIILALEGILKDNPLYWLPLINIDDFYKNTKYSHDVGCVNAAPTTIKQ
- a CDS encoding NAD(P)-dependent oxidoreductase, coding for MEAIGVIGMGAMGKGMVCNLLRKGYHVYAYDPSPDAKAWAKEKGAIVVESPQAVGSVARVVFTSLPGPEIVEEVMLGADGLYLSLGAGSFVFDTSTIDPATAKRLNQYGVEKGIYYYDCPVSGGPAGSAAGTLTVMVGGDEEMLPEIMDYLRAIGKEIFYLGESGSAQVAKLCHNSVVAVITAALGEAFSVGTKAGVDRHKLAAVMDKGSAHNRVLSVFGPNILYGTYENTVFSLDHMYKDLQLYAQTAREQQVPVLVGGTVAQMYEAAKAQGKGSWDSSAVCTVTEELAHTTIAR
- a CDS encoding thioredoxin family protein, with protein sequence MQELTSTELIQYLQEKGSVALFVYTPMCGTCKLAARMLGIMEETFPTVHLYQININTAPALAEQWQVTSVPALLIFHRHELLDRHYAIQSVGFLYDVLKPLA